In Scomber japonicus isolate fScoJap1 chromosome 3, fScoJap1.pri, whole genome shotgun sequence, the genomic window CTGCGTAACTTTTCCACCAGAGGCTttctgagctgaagaaagaagaacaaagtcATTAATAAACTTATTCTGGAGTTTAATGATAGCATGAATAAAGAAACGTCTCATTACGAGATTAATTCATCATGAATCATCAATTTACCTTGTGGGTCAGAGTGTAATGCTCCTGAGAGTTGGTCATTGCTGCAGTGATTGTAGGTGCCATAGCTGGATCTCTGTGCTGTAGAGGTCTCTGTAGAGAGAATCTGATCTCTGCTGGCTGCATCCTCCTATTTATAGTCCCACATCTCCATATGAATGTGTGGGTCTTGGTGTGGTTGCagtttctcacagtctcagccAATCTGAGAGCTTGGTGAGACAAAAGAGGATGAGGCATGCTGAATGCAGTTATTGCCTGAGGGACAATGGTTAAATCTCAGGGGAACAGGTGGAGGACTGGGGGGGCTGATGGAGAGAGACTCACTGAGCTCTGTTTGAATCTGGGAAAGTGGTGACCCTGTAGAGATCAGATCTGCTGCCTGATGCTGGGATCAATGACTTTGACTGAGCACACGCTCAGCAGCCCATCACACACTTAGGAGGAAGACAATTAATTACATTTGAGGTAGAAAATACTGTATAATGTGGTCAGTGAAttttgaaaacagtaaaaaaagaaatttaatcTCTAATGCTTATGTTGATgtattatataaaatcaagtaacTCACActacttattttcttttttatctttattattcagattccaatattttttccacagtgttttatttttttcaaaatgttttttgttcatgAAACTCTTATTTATAAGCCACCTTTACCAGGTATCAAATACAATTGTGGTTGTTATGGTATTTCTTAAAATCTTGAGTGAAGCTATCACATGGCCGTCCAGATGTTGTAGTCTCCTGACTTGTGAGTAACAAGTTGATCTGAGTTTCCCACACACTCCCTGAATGCTGCGGTCAATGAACCACAAAGGGGTTTGAATGCAGCTTTGTGACTGATAGTGGACGGGTGTCGTAGAAGAAACAGAGCCTGACGTCACCAACCATCTGGAGGGAAAGAACGCCATTGGCTGGCTCTGACAGCTTGTAAAGTTTTAAATAGTTATGATCATAAAGGGTGATATCAATAGTTTTTGAGAATAATTCATTCAATGTCCAATCATTTTcatatattataaacattaagtTAAATTCCTGACATTTCTTCACCAACTGGATCAGAATTTCAGCTGTATGAGTGTGGGAGGTTGAGACAGCTGTTTCCTGAAGTGTGCCGTATCCCTTTGGAGAATAGGAGGCTGCTGGTGGAGTTTAGGATGCTAATCAGGCTCAACTTTGCTCTCCAGAGCTTTCCCACACTCTGTCCATATAAAGATATTTAGGCACGTGCCAAAATTCAAACTGAGTTTTTTAAGGAACCCTTGGAGGCTTTTACACTATACAGCTCACTCAGATTGaatgataaaatatgtagaAAGTCAAATTCTGAATAACTGTAGTATGAATACAACCAATATACACTGAAGTCAAAACTATGAcacttttttgtggttttctgttgtCAAAATACTGAATATTTGGCAAATTGTTCTGTGTTcaaaaatagataataaaaaacCTGTATTTCTGAAAGGTTGTTGAAATTTTGAATtctaaataataatttaagggTCACAATCTGCATCACAAACATACCGTAATTAACTATTCTAATTCCCAACTTTTGGGAATGGCAATATATAAAACTGGTGATAGGTACTTTAATCATAAGAAGAAAAAGTtagaaaataattcataattttaaCAGGTATAAGAAAGTTTCTAGTTTGGGGGTTGCAGTCTCTTTAACCTtctaaggtcaaaggtcaggatcTGTTGTCCTGCAGCGGCTCTGTGAGAGAGATTCCTCTGGTTTCCCACAGTCTGTGTTTTCACTGCTTTCACTAAGGAACAATAGAAGTGTGTCTCATTATGCATCAGATTAGATACAATGACCTCTTTAAGTCAGGGAAtcaataactttaaaaatggtACATTTAAACACCTACAACTGATGGTTATACACCAAAAGCACGTTGAAGTAAAGGTATTTTTAAAGTGTAAGTTTTCTAATTGGATTTGATAGTTTGCCCAACAGCAGAATGACATAAAGCTGATAATGCCAATTCATCAAACATCCTAATGGAGCAGCTTCACAGAGTACTATCTTTACCTTCATCATGGGTCCACAAGTAGTATGTGTTGAATTTAATTATGTTCATCAACTAAAGGTTTGGAACAGTAATTGAATTCAATCACTGAAGTGTGGAAAGTTGATTTAGTGATCATACACAGGTTAAACATGACACAAAATACATGGAAACACAGATTTAGTAAGttgcattgtttgtttattcaatgAGACACATAAAGGTTGCAAACTCCAACGAGACGTGATgatacatcacaacaacaacttgTAGATTTCTACAAGACACACTGTACTCAGACAGAGTAAAGGAACAGCTGTCTttataaaagacaaacaatggACAGTATTTGAGGACACAGTACTCACTGTCCTTTGCAATTTTTACCAAATGGATTCAAACCTTTGCACTTAAAGAGCAAAAGTAACAACAAGTAACAACTGATCTTACAACAGATCACATTGTTCTTAATAATCACAAAATCAATTCATTctcaatatgaaaatattgcCAGTATTGTGTCACTGAAAAACTGTGACAGTGTGACATTAATCAGAAACTTttacagtaaaagaataaagatatTGATCTTAAAACAGATCACTTCTCAATAATCACATGAAGTGGTTTAAAGTCCACTATGATAAAATGTCCATAAAAAGGACAATTAAGGTTTTTTagaatgattaatattaatcaaGAGGTAACAAATGTCAACATAGCATTATATTGTAACAATATGTGACATGTAGTGAGGCATAAAAGTATCACTAGAAAATTGTGATAGCCTGATTTTAAACAaactttttagaaaaaaaagataaacatttgGATCTTACAACAGATCAGTTTTGAGTAATCACAAAGATTAAAGTGAGATAAAGTCCATTATAACAATATGTCCAATAAAAGGACAGTTACATATATGATCAAAatgatcaatactgatcaaAAGGTAACAAATGTTACCATAACATTATATACTACCAATACATGAAGTACAATGAAGCATAATAACAATTGCTGATGCAATCAGATTTAGTTCATGCAACATGCATGACAAGATGCTCTTTCTTCACTTGAAAGATATTGTTGCTGTCATTTCCTTAAGAAATGTCATcgagcacaaacacaaaaacacaccaatgatccttctgtatacagaagaaCAAGTGAATTAAATCTCAAATAATTCAGTCCAGTAATCTTTGACCAACATGGTCATATGAGTTTGTCTGTAGTGACTCCAGTCTGTATGAGTCTACCACGGACTCCAGAGGGCGCTGTTGACTGGACTCTTCTCTTTAGTGATGCTGGTCTGGACTGTGGAGCTCAGAGGAGAGAAGTCAACCTCTCTCAGGTTCTTCTCAGAGGAAGACTGCAGCTTGTTGAAGTGCTTCAGCAGTCTTCCTTGCTGTTgattctgctgctgcagctgtgtcaGGACGAAAACTGTCATCTCCAGGATGTCTGCTTTCTCCATCTTGGAGTCCGCCTGCTGTTTGAGGAACTCTGAACCCAGGAGAGACTTTAGCTGCTCAATGCTGATGTTGATTCGGTGTCTGCGTACCTTTTCCACCAGAGGCTttctgagctgaagaaagaagaacaaagtcATTAATACACTTATTCTGGAGTTTAATGATAGCATGAATAAAGAAACTTCTCATTAAGAGATTAATTCATCATGAATCATCAATTTACCTTGTGGGTCAGAGTCTGATGCTTCTGAGAGTTGGTCATTGCTGCAGTGATTGTAGGTGCCATAGCTGGATCTCTGTGCTGTAGAGGTCTCTGTAGAGAGAATCTGATCTCTGCTGGCTGCATCCTCCTATTTATAGTCCCACATCTCCATATGAATGTGTGGGTCttggtgtgtttgctgtttctcacagtctcagccaatcagagagcttgGTGAGACAAAAGAGGATGAGGCATGCTGAATGCAGTTATTGCCTGAGGGACAATGGTTAAATCTCAGGGGAACAGGTGGAGGACTGGGGGGGCTGATGGAGAGAGACTCGCTGAGCTCTGTGTGAATCTGGGAAAGTGGTGACCCTGTAGAGATCAGATCTGCTGCCTGATGCTGAGATCAATGACTTTGACTGAGCACACGCTCAGCAGCCCATCACACACTTAGGAGGAAGAcaattaattacatttgatgTAGAAAATATTGTATAAAGTGGTCAGTGAATTTAAAAATCAGTAGAAAAAGACGTTTAATCCCTAATGCTTATGTTGATGTATTATATAAAACTAAGTAACTCACACTACGTATTTTCTATTTGATCTTTGTTATTCAGgttccatttttcttttccacagttttttttttttcaaaaaaacattttttcatgatACTCTCATTTATAAGCCACCTCTACCAGGTATCAAATACAATTGTGGTTGTTATGGTATTTCTTAAAATCTTGAGTGAAGCTATCACATGGTCGTCCAGATGTTGTAGTCTCCTGACTTGTGAGTAAGAAGTTGATCTGAGTTTCCCACACACTCCCTGAATGCTGCGGTCAATGAACCACAAAGGGGTTTGAATGCAGCTTTGTGACTGATAGTGGACGGGTGTCGTAGAAGAAACAGAGCCTGACGTCACCAACCATCTGGAGGGAAAGAACGCCATTGGCTGGCTCTGACAACTTGTAAAGTTTGAAATTGTTGCAAAAGTTGTTGTCTTTTTGACTCAGATCAATTACTTTGTTGAATGATTCAGTCAAAtaatttttttatacattttaaacatccaATGAAATTTCTGCCACTTTGTCACCAACTGGATCAGAATTTCAGCTGTATGAGTGTGGGAGGTTGAGACAGCTGTTTCCTGAAGTGTGCCGTATCCCTTTGGAGAATAGGAGGCTGCTGGTGGAGTTTAGGATGCTAATAAGGCTCAACGTTGCTCTCCAGAGCTTTCCCACACTCTTTCCATTGAAATAAAGTTAGTCTTGTGTCTAAATCCAATAGAtttttggaggattttttttgcGGAAGTAAAGATATCCAGAGGGCCACTCCCtttagacatttaaatattaaagagaAGGGAAGGGGTAGTCTTAAAGTAACTAATATGGAGAGGCCAACACTTTGCTGTGTTTATGATCAGGCAAACACTGACCAACTTTCTGTAAATACTTATTtaaaattattgtttattattgaatattaattttaatgtcACATTCTGTGTATAAAACTAATCTTGTGAATTGGTTCCTACTTTTGTCGATGGCAGTATGAAGACGATAAAGATAAAAGGATAAAGAGGATTTCAATCACTGATTGAATCTTAAAAGTTAAGTTTATAATTTTTAATGATTGAAGAAAGTTTCTAGTTTGGGGGCTGCAGTCTCTTTAACCTCCTCAGGCCAAAAGGTCTGGATCTATTGTCCTGCAGTGGCTCTGTGAGTGAGTTTCCTCTGGTTTCCCACAGTCTGTGTTTTCACTGCTTTCACTAAGGAACAATAGAAGTGTGTCTCATTATGCATCAGATTAGATACAAGGACCTCTTGGAATCAGGGAAtcaataactttaaaaatggtACATTTAAACACCTACAACTGATGGTTATACACCAAAAGCATGTTGAAGTAaaggtatttttaaaatgtaaagtttctAATTGGATTTGATAGTTTGCCCAACAGCAGAATGACATAAAGCTGATAATGCCAATTCATCAAACATCCTAATGGAGCAGCTTCACAGAGTACTATCTTTACCTTCATCATGGGTCCACAAGTAGTATGTGTTGAATTTAATTATGTTCATCAACTAAAGGTTTGGAACAGTAATTGAATTCAATCAATTAAGTGTGGAAAGTTGATTTAGTCATCATACACAGGTTAAACATGACACAAAATACATGGAAACACAGATTTAGAAACttgcattgtttgtttattcaatgAGACACATAAAGGTTGCAAACTCCAACGAGACGTGATgatacatcacaacaacaacttgTAGATTTCTACAAGACACACTGTACTCAGACAGAGTAAAGGAACAGCTGTCTttataaaagacaaacaatggACAGTATTTGAGGACACAGTACTCACTGTCCTTTGCAATTTTTACCAAATGGATTCAAACCTTTGCACTTAAAGAGCAAAAGTAACAACAAGTAACAACTGATCTTACAACAGATCACATTGTTCTTAATAATCACAAAATCAATTCATTctcaatatgaaaatattgcCAGTATTGTGTCACTGAAAAACTATGACAGTGTGACATTAATCAGAAACTTttacagtaaaagaataaagatatTGATCTTAAAACAGATCACTTCTCAATAATCACATGAAGTGGTTTAAATTCCACTGTGATAAAATGTCCATAAAAAGGACAATTAAGGTTTTTCagaatgattaatattaatcaaGAGGTAACAAATGTCAACATAGCATTATATTGTAACAATATGTGACATGTAGTGAGGCATAAAAGTATCACTAGAAAATTGTGATAGCCTGATTTTAAACAaactttttagaaaaaaaagataaacatttgGATCTTACAACAGATCAGTTTTGAGTAATCACAGAGATTAAAGTGAGATAAAGTCCATTATAACAATATGTCCAATAAAAGGACAGTTACATATATTATCAAAatgatcaatactgatcaaAAGGTAACAAATGTTACCATAACATTATATACTATCAATACATGAAGTACAATGAAGCATAATAACAATTGCTGATGCAATCAGATTTAGTTCATGCAACATGCATGACAAGATGCTCTTTCTTCACTTGAAAGATATTGTTGCTGTCATTTCCTTAAGAAATGTCATcgagcacaaacacaaaaacacacaaatgatccttctgtatacagaagaaCAAGTGAATTAAATCTCAAATAATTCAGTCCAGTAATCTTTGACCAACATGGTCATCTGAGTTTGTCTGTAGTGACTCCAGTCTGTATGAGTCTACCACGGCCTCCAGAGGGCGCTGTTGACTGGACTCTTCTCTTTAGTGATGCTGGTCTGGACTGTGGAGCTCAGAGGAGAGAAGTCAGCCTCTCTCAGGTTCTTCTCAGAGGAAGACTGCAGCTTGTTGAAGTGGTTCAGCAGTCTTCTCTGGGACTgtgtcttcacctcctccttggACAGGAAGTGTGCCACCTCTCGGACACACCTGGAGTAGCCTTGATCCACAGCTGCTGACTCAACAGCATgattctgctgctgcagctgtttcaggaagcaAACTGTCATCTCCAGGATGTCTGCTTTCTCCATCTTGGAGTCTGGCTGCTGTTTGAGGAACTTTGGACCCAGGAGAGACTTGAGCTGCTCAATGCTGCTGTTGATTCGGTCTCTGCGTAACTTTTCCACCAGAGGCTttctgagctgaagaaagaagaacaaagtcATTAATAAACTTATTCTGGAGTTTAATGATAGCATGAATAAAGAAACGTCTCATTACGAGATTAATTCATC contains:
- the LOC128356126 gene encoding protein hairy-like: MQPAEIRFSLQRPLQHRDPAMAPTITAAMTNSQKHQTLTHKLRKPLVEKVRRHRINISIEQLKSLLGSEFLKQQADSKMEKADILEMTVFVLTQLQQQNQQQGRLLKHFNKLQSSSEKNLREVDFSPLSSTVQTSITKEKSPVNSALWSPW
- the LOC128356116 gene encoding transcription factor HES-5-like translates to MQPAEIRFSLQRPLQHRDPAMAPTITAAMTNSQEHYTLTHKLRKPLVEKLRRDRINSSIEQLKSLLGPKFLKQQPDSKMEKADILEMTVCFLKQLQQQNHAVESAAVDQGYSRCVREVAHFLSKEEVKTQSQRRLLNHFNKLQSSSEKNLREADFSPLSSTVQTSITKEKSPVNSALWRPW